One part of the Sardina pilchardus chromosome 5, fSarPil1.1, whole genome shotgun sequence genome encodes these proteins:
- the si:dkey-237j10.2 gene encoding TLR adapter interacting with SLC15A4 on the lysosome: protein MLSEGFLTTLKYRGDSVDSPATKQLKNSPTAPPAETCVDSSFPRSPRTPRSTKVGRKTAPEQSDKTRLIRVPGSASRSVPRSSADEYWGLELYRSWCCPSLCKNYPDLQLGGDHLGDRSSQSPQWLVVPSNDDGPLLMSQDLGEMEALPGPEVARERGAWLGNQARHNDDGYMVMETSMQGLDSIRSQERPSNSMLNGYLETKWLEVYRQHMQDTLARGRASLSPGLVPAMVPGDLPVPGSQWMAQEDGAACNSIHYLSTCSLPPSSHFSSPELRISASRPDQ from the exons ATGCTGAGTGAAGGCTTCCTGACCACACTGAAGTACAGGGGGGACAGTGTTGACTCCCCTGCAACCAAACAGCTCAAAAACAGTCCAACAGCACCCCCTGCTGAAACCTGTGTAGACAGCAGCTTTCCCCGGTCACCCCGAACTCCCAGGTCTACCAAAG ttgggaGAAAGACAGCTCCAGAGCAGTCCGATAAGACTCGGCTGATAAGAGTCCCGGGCTCTGCCAGCCGCTCGGTCCCCAGGAGCAGTGCAGACGAGTACTGGGGCCTGGAGCTCTACCGCTCCTGGTGCTGCCCCAGCCTGTGCAAGAACTACCCCGACCTGCAGCTGGGCGGGGACCATCTCGGAGACCGCAGCTCCCAAAGCCCGCAGTGGCTGGTGGTGCCGTCCAACGACGACGGCCCCCTGCTCATGTCCCAGGACCTGGGCGAGATGGAGGCGCTGCCGGGGCCTGAGGTGGCGAGGGAGCGCGGCGCGTGGCTGGGGAACCAGGCCCGGCACAACGACGACGGGTACATGGTGATGGAGACCAGCATGCAAGGGCTGGACTCCATCAGGAGCCAAGAGAGACCGTCCAACTCCATGCTGAACGGGTACCTGGAGACCAAGTGGCTGGAGGTGTACCGCCAGCACATGCAGGACACGCTGGCGCGCGGCAGGGCCTCCTTGAGCCCTGGCCTGGTGCCCGCCATGGTGCCAGGGGACCTGCCGGTGCCCGGCAGCCAGTGGATGGCACAGGAGGATGGAGCTGCCTGTAACTCCATTCACTACCTCAGCACCTGTAGCCTGCCGCCCAGCTCGCATTTCAGCTCTCCTGAGCTGAGGATATCCGCCTCTCGGCCCGACCAATAA
- the agtr2 gene encoding type-2 angiotensin II receptor yields the protein MDGENDQNVSVPEATCDWFSPSLHQKGLIPAMYSVIFVLGFLGNVLVVCVLCQRSCRQTVANTYLVNLAMSDLLFLSGLPFWAVYYSLDYNWVFGWLMCKVCGGLMSLNVYASIFFITCMSVDRYRAIVHPFRSQSSRSVCRARAVSAAIWAVAALSTVPNVWFRQLHPLPPLNATACVLAYPSAAWWPAQALAKNTLGFLLPFTVIVTCYCRIGRHLLNTPTIEQGPEHLDRVLRMVVAVVLAFFLCWFPFHVLTLLSALGSLGVHTPCWVEKAVEALMSFALCLGFSNSAINPFLYCFVGNHFREQLWRLYKEKAPRLSQKRDSISTRLSSFSRKLSDLRDPGVPDTPTLRLASTSTS from the coding sequence ATGGACGGCGAAAATGACCAGAACGTCTCCGTGCCAGAGGCGACCTGCGACTGGTTCTCCCCGTCCTTGCACCAGAAGGGCCTCATCCCCGCCATGTACAGCGTCATCTTCGTGCTCGGTTTCCTCGGCAACGTGCTGGTGGTGTGCGTGCTCTGCCAGCGTTCGTGTCGTCAGACGGTGGCCAACACGTACCTGGTCAACCTGGCCATGTCGGACCTGCTGTTCCTGTCCGGACTGCCCTTCTGGGCCGTCTACTACTCGCTGGATTACAACTGGGTGTTCGGCTGGCTGATGTGCAAGGTGTGCGGCGGCCTGATGTCGCTCAACGTCTACGCCAGCATCTTCTTCATCACCTGCATGAGCGTGGACCGCTACCGGGCCATCGTGCACCCGTTCCGCTCGCAGTCCAGCCGCAGCGTGTGCCGGGCGCGGGCCGTGAGCGCCGCCATCTGGGCCGTGGCCGCGCTGAGCACCGTGCCCAACGTCTGGTTCCGCCAGCTGCACCCGCTGCCGCCGCTCAACGCCACGGCCTGCGTGCTGGCCTACCCGTCGGCCGCCTGGTGGCCGGCGCAGGCGCTGGCCAAGAACACGCTGGGCTTCCTGCTGCCGTTCACCGTCATCGTCACCTGCTACTGCCGCATCGGGCGCCACCTGCTCAACACGCCCACCATCGAGCAGGGCCCCGAGCACCTGGACCGCGTGCTGCGCATGGTGGTGGCCGTGGTGCTGGCCTTCTTCCTCTGCTGGTTCCCCTTCCACGTGCTGACGCTGCTGAGCGCGCTGGGCTCGCTGGGCGTCCACACGCCGTGCTGGGTGGAGAAGGCCGTGGAGGCGCTCATGTCCTTCGCGCTCTGCCTGGGCTTCTCCAACAGCGCCATCAACCCCTTCCTCTACTGCTTCGTGGGCAACCACTTCCGCGAGCAGCTGTGGCGCCTCTACAAGGAGAAGGCGCCGCGCCTGTCCCAGAAGAGGGACTCCATCAGCACGCGGCTCAGCTCCTTCTCCAGGAAGCTGAGCGACCTGCGGGATCCGGGGGTCCCCGACACGCCCACGCTGCGTCTGGCGTCCACCTCCACCTCGTAA